From Chloroflexota bacterium, the proteins below share one genomic window:
- a CDS encoding amidohydrolase, with the protein MSTCEADLILSNGRVHTMSAALPFATAAAIRGDRILAVGADEETRALRGPNTRVLDLQGRTVVPGFIDAHIHFVQWALRRQWIDLSDAASPEEALERVAKRAAVTPPEAWILGGGFDRNAWPGAAWPTRQMLDAIAPRHPVLLHSKDYHSIWVNSLTLRLANVTRETPDPHGGRIERDPATGEPTGILSERAVELVQRVVPPPTVEQAVAALREAQPLAWRAGLTSIHEISDTDDLLAFRAFQALRRVGGLGIRVLHHIPATRLGTFIEAGIQSGFGDKWLRIGGVKFFMDGALGSRTADMLHPYDGEPENRGVPVTGEDEMREYALQASRAGLSVSVHAIGDRANRRILNALEAVRAEEARAGRPQLRHRIEHVQLLHPDDLPRLARLDIIASMQPIHATSDMEMAEQFWGPERCRLAYAWRSLLDAGTRLAFGSDAPVEPFDVLAGLYAAVTRRRPDGAPGPDGWQPQERITAREALHAYTLGAAYAAGEEGIKGSLEPGKLADMVVLSRDVLSCPAEEILDTRVEATLIGGRIVYKATDIPWE; encoded by the coding sequence ATGAGCACGTGCGAAGCCGATCTGATCCTGTCCAACGGCCGCGTTCATACGATGAGCGCGGCCTTGCCATTTGCAACGGCAGCAGCCATTCGCGGCGACCGGATCCTGGCCGTCGGGGCGGACGAGGAGACCCGAGCCCTGAGGGGGCCGAACACGCGGGTCCTCGATCTGCAGGGACGGACGGTTGTGCCCGGCTTCATCGACGCGCATATCCACTTCGTCCAGTGGGCGCTGCGGCGGCAGTGGATCGATCTGTCGGACGCGGCCTCGCCGGAGGAGGCCCTCGAGCGCGTGGCCAAGCGGGCCGCCGTCACCCCGCCAGAGGCCTGGATCCTGGGCGGTGGGTTCGATCGCAACGCATGGCCAGGGGCGGCCTGGCCGACCCGCCAGATGCTGGATGCCATCGCGCCGCGCCACCCCGTGCTGCTTCACTCCAAGGACTACCACTCCATCTGGGTGAATTCGCTGACGCTCCGCCTGGCGAACGTGACCCGGGAGACCCCCGACCCTCACGGAGGGCGCATCGAGCGAGACCCGGCCACCGGCGAGCCCACAGGCATCCTCTCCGAACGAGCCGTGGAGTTGGTGCAACGCGTGGTCCCACCGCCGACGGTCGAGCAGGCTGTAGCCGCCCTGCGAGAGGCGCAGCCGCTGGCCTGGCGGGCCGGCCTGACCAGCATCCATGAGATCTCCGACACCGACGATCTGCTGGCATTCCGGGCGTTCCAGGCGCTGCGCCGCGTCGGCGGGTTGGGCATACGCGTGCTCCACCATATACCGGCCACCCGGCTGGGGACCTTCATCGAGGCGGGGATCCAGTCCGGCTTCGGCGACAAGTGGCTGCGCATCGGCGGCGTGAAATTCTTCATGGACGGGGCGCTGGGATCCCGCACCGCCGACATGCTGCACCCCTATGACGGGGAGCCGGAGAATCGCGGCGTGCCCGTCACGGGAGAGGATGAGATGCGAGAATACGCCCTACAGGCCAGCCGCGCCGGGCTGTCCGTCAGCGTGCACGCCATCGGCGATCGAGCGAATCGGCGCATCCTCAACGCCCTGGAGGCCGTGCGAGCGGAGGAGGCGAGGGCGGGCCGCCCCCAACTGCGTCATCGGATCGAGCACGTTCAGCTGCTACACCCCGACGATCTCCCCCGGCTGGCACGACTGGACATCATCGCTTCCATGCAGCCCATTCACGCCACGTCGGACATGGAGATGGCGGAGCAGTTCTGGGGACCGGAGCGATGCCGACTCGCCTATGCCTGGCGCAGCCTGCTGGACGCAGGGACGCGCCTCGCTTTCGGGTCGGACGCGCCGGTGGAACCTTTCGACGTGCTGGCAGGGCTGTATGCGGCTGTGACGCGTCGGAGGCCGGACGGGGCTCCCGGTCCCGACGGCTGGCAACCCCAGGAACGCATCACGGCGAGGGAGGCACTGCACGCATACACCCTGGGCGCCGCTTACGCGGCCGGAGAGGAAGGAATCAAGGGATCACTTGAGCCAGGCAAGCTGGCCGACATGGTGGTGCTATCCCGGGATGTGCTCTCCTGCCCGGCGGAGGAGATCCTGGACACACGAGTGGAGGCGACCCTGATCGGGGGACGAATCGTCTACAAGGCCACGGATATCCCCTGGGAATAA
- a CDS encoding ParB/RepB/Spo0J family partition protein: MSMSKRGLGRGLSALISASVTTPSEVEETGIVQIPVEAIGPNPHQPRHALDPDALAELAASIREHGVIQPLIVTRAPLGADVSYTLIAGERRWRAARLAGLKEVPAIVREATPQAMLEWALVENIQRADLNPLEEAAAYRALMDEFGLTQEQVAAKVGKSRVAVANSVRLLNLSQPVKEALSAGKITEGHARALLSLPDEASQVAAMEEVIRRGYTVRQTEELVRRMMAAAEAADNGQAKEEDDPLAMETRALEAQFRDALGTKVNLSRSRRGGRLVIYFYSEEELQHLYERLVGGGGMTA, from the coding sequence GTGAGCATGTCAAAGCGTGGTCTGGGGCGTGGCCTGAGCGCGCTGATCAGCGCGAGCGTCACCACGCCATCGGAAGTGGAAGAGACGGGCATTGTCCAGATCCCGGTTGAGGCGATCGGGCCGAATCCCCACCAGCCCCGGCATGCCCTCGATCCCGACGCGCTGGCGGAGTTGGCCGCCTCCATTCGCGAACACGGGGTGATACAGCCGCTGATCGTCACCCGCGCCCCCCTGGGGGCTGACGTCTCTTACACCCTCATCGCGGGAGAGCGTCGCTGGCGGGCAGCCCGGTTGGCCGGCCTCAAAGAGGTGCCCGCCATCGTGCGGGAGGCTACCCCCCAGGCCATGCTCGAATGGGCGCTGGTGGAGAATATCCAGCGGGCGGATCTGAACCCGCTGGAGGAGGCTGCCGCCTATCGCGCTCTGATGGACGAGTTCGGGCTCACCCAGGAGCAGGTGGCCGCCAAAGTCGGCAAGAGCCGGGTGGCCGTGGCCAACTCCGTCCGGCTGCTGAACCTCTCCCAGCCGGTGAAAGAGGCGCTGAGCGCCGGCAAGATCACCGAGGGGCACGCCCGGGCGCTGCTCAGCCTCCCGGACGAGGCATCACAGGTGGCCGCAATGGAAGAGGTGATCCGCCGCGGCTACACCGTCCGCCAGACGGAGGAGCTGGTGCGACGTATGATGGCGGCCGCCGAGGCCGCGGACAACGGTCAGGCCAAAGAGGAGGACGACCCCCTGGCCATGGAAACCCGGGCGCTGGAGGCCCAGTTCCGAGACGCCCTGGGCACGAAGGTGAACCTCTCCCGCTCGCGCAGAGGGGGGCGGCTGGTCATCTACTTCTACTCCGAAGAGGAGTTGCAGCATCTCTATGAACGTCTGGTCGGTGGTGGGGGAATGACTGCATGA